The genomic stretch ttaaaccctacaggtggacttaggccgacatgacaatgaggttgagtggtactactcttggagctagatattaattaagtgagttgtcagtaactttcttaattagtggacattcattatcttaaacacagagagactaacacactcatggtaataaggagcccataatgtaatttgggattagtgcggtagtgcaacaataactctctagtggaatgagttattgttgatgaacttgagttgtgtgttcggggcgaacacgggatactcaagctcatcggaaggtcaaaaccaatttctcctctaggtccatgtcgtagcctcattagtgccttataaactactcattaaaagcccttcttggtatccaagaaaggaggtcggcccattgcttggtgaccaagcaatggtcggccaccatctccttaagagggccgaccctcttgcttggtgaccaagcaagtaggggccgaccatgataaatttaaataggaggggtgttttaaatttttaaaatattctctctgtagaaaactataagttttaaaagagagattttaattttaaaaaactttccttatttgaattaggccacatagtTTAATAGAAAGTTTTAAAGACTATCATTAAAAAACTAAGAGATTGAATACACGTGATTTATATATATCATCAAATTTCATAACTAAACTATAAACGAACTGTAAAGCTAATAGAaaagtaacttatttaattactcaacatagaaaaataagtttaattttccatttaaCATGATCACTCCTTCAATATTATCTCCCGGATAAGCTTTTCCAAATTTCTCCAAGATCCTCCACCAGGTTGGGCTACCTCAACTGCTTTTTCTTTCCACGCCACCGCTTTCCTCTTCATTTCCTTccatcagctccttgatcaaccCTTCCACCTCCTCCCTAGTTACATCTTCACCAAGTTTCACGGATATAAAaagaggtaaatgcaggtacacaggtgaaAAGTGCAtgacggagacgttaaccccaggcagtgatgATAAagtatgaggagagagaaaatatgttgagagagaaagtgtgataataaaataaggagagagaaaatatgatgagagagaacaaggagagagagtgtgaaattaaaaaaaaattaaacaaatatattaagggtatttttgtctaaaaTTGAATTCATAttcctattccatcaaaacccaagggaggggagGGGTTTCATCTATACCCAAATTTTTAGGTTTCATTCTAAAATCCTGATTTCATTCCCATCAATCAAACACAAGATTTaagaatgaattcattccctcatTCCTAAACCTATAAATCAAACGCCATCTTAATCTTAACCATTGGCAACTCACTAAGTATATATACTTATGCATGTGATTTATATATATCATCAAATTTCATGACTAAACTATAAACGAACTGTAAAGCTAATAGAAAAGTAACTTGTTTAATTATTCAACatagaaaaataagtttaattttccatttaaCATCACTCCTCCATTATTATCTCCCGGATAAGCTTTTCCAAATTTCTCCAAGATCCTCCACCAGGTTTGGCTGCCTCAACTGCTTTTTCTTTCCACTCCACCGCTTTCCTCTTCATTTCCTTCCCCTTCCGCCCTTccatcagctccttgatcaaccCTTCCACCTCCTCCCTCGTTACATCTTCACCAATTTCCATTCCAATGCCCCATACAGAGCATATGTACCTACGATTAATTTGCTGATCGGCAAAGAAAGGCCAACAGATCATGGGAACCCCTGAGCATATGCTTTCCGTCGTAGAATTCCATCCGCAGTGCGTCAAGAAACCTCCAATTGCAGCATGAGCCAACACCCTCCGTTGTGGGCACCAGCTCGTGAAGAAGCTCCTTCCCTCGGTCCGGTCTAATGACCCAAAGAAACGCGCATCCACTGTTGGCCAAACCCCACCCGAACTCCACGGCCTGCTCGCTCGTCAAGCTTGTCAAGCTACCAAAGTTGACGTACAACACGGACCCTGACTCCTTTTCGTCTAGCCATTCCATGCATCGCGAGTCCTCTCTCCGCATGTTCAGTCCACCGATCGATGAGGTCGATGAATCATCGGGAATGTGCTGGGAAAGCAGGCACATGGGACCGATATCGAACACCGGCGCCGGCAGCATCGATGAACACGCGCTGAGCAATGGCGATTCTAATTCAGAAAAAGTGTTGAAGATGATTGCCGTGGCTCGGTGAGATGCACGCGCTCCGTCCATGGAAAAGTTGAGCGATGCGTCGTCTCGGTCGGTGGTTCGAATGAAACTAGTCAAATCTCTCAGCCGGACTGTTACCATTCCTGGTATCCAATCAATGAGAGTGTCCAGGTACCCATTTGTAAGATCGTCTTCACCTAATTAAGTCCATGAATCACGATCAAATTcgattagaaaaataaatttgaacaccTCAAATTTCGAGTTCGACTTGACTCGGTCCGACTGacctaattaatatatatatatgacacgTTAATACTTACTTTTCAAAGGGACGAGGCCCCTCTCGATCAAGTCCTTGGAGTAGTACAAGTCCGTGAAGCCACACACGGCGACTGTGCAGTAGAACACGTTAGGGATCCCCAATTCGGTGGTGGCGTTGAGGGTGAAGGTGGCGAAGGAATCTGAGATGACGCATCTAACGGGTGGGACGCCGGATATGCTCGGATCGTTCAGCGCGGATATGAGCCTGAGGAAAGAAGCAGGGCAGTTCTTTTGGGCGGCGAGAACGCGATTTCTAGCGTCTTGTCTGTATAATTGGTCGCTATCGTCGGGGGCGTCGGAGATGCTGGCGAAGCGGAAGTCAGGGAGGTCGTCGAGAGCGGAGAGTGATCCGAGAAGTTGGCGGTGGGCGTAGTCGGTGTTGACGAAGGTTATGAAGAAGCCCTTGAAGTGGAGGACTTTGGCCAGGTTGAGCATGGAGTTGATGTGGCCTTGCAAGGGGAGAGCCATGCAGACGAGATGAGTTTTGGTGGAGGAGCGCTCCATCTTTGCCTCGGACAGGACGGCCAGTTCAACCTTCGTCTGTCTGGGATGATCTGGGTCCTGGGACTATGGAAGTTGTGCCTGTGTAGTGAAGAAGGTCAAGATAATGGACAATTGGAaccatatttaattgactaattaagTGAGAGTAATTAGGACGGATTAGACGGAAGAGTAAGTAGAGAATATAAAATTTGATGTTAATCCAACCTATTATTATCTCTATTCTTGCGATGGCTTCGTGAATTGCCTCATTCAACAATTTTGCATTTGTGTAGTCTTGTTTACATCCAATCGTTGTACAGAGTGGTGAAAGATGATTTGTTTCTCCTTAGCATTTTTGTCAATCAATTTTAGGGAGCAGCATTTCTGGAGCAGGATAACTTTGATTTATCTTTATTTGTGATAGTTTATTAACACTCAACTttaaaaagtaataataataatatttataaaaatatatatatttaacataGTTTTTATTAATCCTTTTACTCGAATCAAGTGGTTGAAAAGATTATCTTAGATATAAACTAATATACACTTAGATCACTCGCAGCCTGACCTTGTCGTGACTTGACTTGATCTGACTTGGATCACAATAAAATCATTCATATAAATATGAAAAAACACAAAAATGTACGAATTATTACTATAGTAATTAACTTGGCATTCATTATGGGTATTtgatttcttaattttttttcttttaatccaAAACTGTCTTTGttgattattttacaaaaaaaataaaatcaccaTCATTTTGACAAAGATGAAATTATGCCTGCCTTGTTCTGTATTACTATAGACTCGTTGGATGTTTTGTGAAATCCAAATTTGATTTATCTTCTTTGAATCTGATTTGAGATATGTAATGTTGGGTGgggaaaatataattttctttgtGATATATCGTACATATCATACAGATACATATTAAACATATTAATATTAACgatatatcaaaaattttaatacgatatattaaaattttcatttgaaGTCATATATTGTATCAAAAATTtagatataataaaaatatataccaATTCCCTAATAAAATTTTGGTATACTTCATTTTTAGTATCGAAATTTAGGGatgaatttgataaaaaaattcgtCGCAAAATATTTTGCGACGAATTTTGGGACCAAATTATATTCGTCCCAAAAATGGAGTTGCAAAATGTTGGCGACGAATACATAATTTTCATTGAAAATTTTTACgacaaatttaaattttcgtcGCAGAATTCGTTGCAAATCTGCAATGAACatttattcgttgcaaatttcataattttatatcTGCGACAAACATATACTTTtgtcccaaatttgcaacaaaaatttTTCATCGCAAAAAACGTTGCCTAATTACAAATaactaaaggaaaaaaaatcctaTTTTCGTCGAAAATTTgcgacaaaaatattttttcgttGCAAATCTACAACGAATCTGGATTCGTCGTAAATTTGCAACAAATCTGGATTCGTCgcaaatttgcaatgaatctGGATTCGTCGCAAATTTGCGACGAATCTGGATCCGTCCCAAATTTGCGAcgaatctggattcgtcccaaaaatgtCACTAACCACGTCAAGTAGAAAAAGCTATTTTCgatgaattttgggacgaatctgaaTTCGTCCAAAAAATTGTTCCTAATTTGCGACGAAAAACttaattttgtcccaaatctgCGACGAATTCTAGGACGAATTTTGATTCATCGCAAAAGTTACTTCTTTAATTTGCgacgaaaaactaatttttatcccAAATCTGCGACGAAGTTTGAGACGAATTCATATTTGTCGTAAATTTGCAACGAATCATTTGTCGCAAATTTACGATAACTTTGCGACAAAAATAGATTTGTCgcaaaatttgtcccaaaaataaaaaaaaatccagaatcttTCTTGATTTTTCTGCTATCCTGTTTACATATTACACTTACAATATCTTCAACAAATTATATCCAATACATCCATATACAATATCAAAACAAATCATCCCAAAACTAAACACATCATATCCAACACATCCATAATCCATATATCTTATATCCAAACAAATCATCCCAAAACTAAacacatcatattcatatatacaaataaccaaaatccaaacaacaagttcaacaaatcatcccaaaactaaacacatcatattaatatatacaactaaccaaaatcCAAACAAGTTCAACAACTCATAATATCCAAACATGAAAGTTCTATGATAATCCAAACAATAAATGTAACAAGACatccaaagaaaaataaaatacatatcatCATGTCTCAGGAGCTTCGGTCGCCTTCCGTGCTTCTTTTCCTGCGTTAAATTACAAacaaacaataataaataatatttataactaaaaaaaaatgtatcaaaCATATTAATGATATCTGTATCTAACATTTACATACATGAATGAAATTTGTTACTAAGATTGTTTGTCATAACATGCAAAGTATCATCATGACATAAAATGCAAAGTATCAATGTAAAATTAAAGTTGTTTACAATTCATATCCTTTGTTCAAGCCTCATGTTCATATATACAAATAATCAAAATCCAAACAACAAGTTCAACAAATCATCCCAAAACTAAacacatcatattcatatatacaacTAATTCCATTGGAACAATTTCTATGTGATTTAATATCACCAGGATCAGTGATTATTCCCATTGTTATATATCTTGATGATTAGCAATCAACTTACTAATATGCAATCATAATAGTATTCTTGTCAATTGGATTATATTTCCGCGTTTACTCAATTAAATATCTTGTTTCACGAATGTGAGGATCTAGGCAAGCACCTACAGTTTGACAAAAAAATGGATCTTGGAGCCCCATATGAGCAAGTAACTGTCATAGAGACTCAAATTATATACCTAAGGagaaattcaataaattttaataggACTGTTGGCTCAAGGTTTCAATCCACATGCTAGCATCTTAATCTCTAATTGCATATCCTACCTTTTAATTTAAGATTCATTAATCTACTTAGATTTCTTCATCCCACGATATATGTTATTGTAGCTTGTTTGAAGATATGGATGTTGGTGATTAAACAaaattgttttatatatatatatatataacatactGTTTTGCCAACATACTGCTACATATGAAGGTTCTTAATTGAATCAGTCATGCAAAGTCTTATAATAGAGGCTCTTTTCATCCTATGAATTGCAATGAAATAAGATACGGTAGGCCTATAATTTTGAGTGTTTAGTAAAAGTTCTATTTGATCAAGGTTTTATTTCAGTCAGATTTCTCCTAAACCTCTTTAAGTTATTTAGGCTTCAATGAAATCATTGTCATCGACAAACAAGGGCATTCAAGGAGCTTCAAACAAGGAAATTGATAATGAAATAAGTACATTGATAATCCTTTTACTACTTTTGTGGTTAATTTTGTATAGTTAAATGTGTGTATATACTAATGTGAGTATGCTAGAACAAGATTTACAGTcccaacaaatataataacaaaaatactAGAACGCTGGTAAAAGAATTGACAAAAGAATTCAAATCAATATTAAAGATAATTACTCTAAGAAAGGTTCAAAAGAATGATCACCAAATTAAACTAGTCACTGCATAAAAAGGCGACATAATTGtaactcaaacatcaaaattatGCAAAGGCAGCATGAAATTATTATAACATATCACAGAATATGATGttctaaaaaataatcaaaagagcaaggacaCGAAGATACACAGCTAAATTAATAATAAGGTAGTAGAATTTGTTTGGCAGCGTTATCTTATATAGATACCATGACATAAGATGCAATCTATCAAGGTAACATGAAAATATAGAATCAACTATAACATGacatgaaaaaaaatcaaacataaaaTTTACCATAAATTTATGAAGAATCACCACCACCGCCATTATCATCATCGCCATCATCACCGTCACCGGGAGGAATTTGACTTGGAACAGAACTTAACTGAAGATGTCGCATAATAAAGTCTTGTTGTCGGCGCATTTCTCTCATTTCTTCATCCCTGTCATTTATAATGCCCTTCAACTGGAAAATCTCTTCAGTCAAGTTATGCATCTGTTGGGTatgtgaggaggaggaagaagatatacGACCAACTCTATGGGTTCTGCTCAATGAACTCATTCCAAAAATCTTTCCTCCCCCTTTTGG from Zingiber officinale cultivar Zhangliang chromosome 5B, Zo_v1.1, whole genome shotgun sequence encodes the following:
- the LOC121984023 gene encoding 7-deoxyloganetin glucosyltransferase-like, encoding MERSSTKTHLVCMALPLQGHINSMLNLAKVLHFKGFFITFVNTDYAHRQLLGSLSALDDLPDFRFASISDAPDDSDQLYRQDARNRVLAAQKNCPASFLRLISALNDPSISGVPPVRCVISDSFATFTLNATTELGIPNVFYCTVAVCGFTDLYYSKDLIERGLVPLKSEDDLTNGYLDTLIDWIPGMVTVRLRDLTSFIRTTDRDDASLNFSMDGARASHRATAIIFNTFSELESPLLSACSSMLPAPVFDIGPMCLLSQHIPDDSSTSSIGGLNMRREDSRCMEWLDEKESGSVLYVNFGSLTSLTSEQAVEFGWGLANSGCAFLWVIRPDRGKELLHELVPTTEGVGSCCNWRFLDALRMEFYDGKHMLRGSHDLLAFLCRSAN